DNA from Bacilli bacterium:
CGTACACGCTTGCGACCGGCACCTGGTATACCGTTAAATTGGAAATGTCCGGCTCGACGCTGAAAATGTATGTCAACGGCAATCTGGAATTGCAAGCTACCGATAGCAGCATCGCTTCCGGCGGAATCGGTCTCGTCGCTTACAAAACGGTTACGAAATACGACGACGTTGTCGTGTCCGACGCCGGCGGTTCTACGCCTACTCCGACGCCAACGCCTACGCCAACACCTACGCCGACACCAACGCCAACACCGACACAAACACCGACTCCCCCGCCTGTATCGGGAGCGATTTATGTCGCTCCGAATGGTTCTTCCGGCAATCCCGGGACCATCAGCAGCCCGACGACTCTTGCTTCCGCCATAACGAGAGTCGCCCCGGGAGGCACGATCTATATGCGCGGCGGCACTTATTACTTTTCACAAACCGTGATTATCGAACACGATAACAGCGGCACGAATGGCAATTTGAAGCATTTGTTCGCGTATGGCAGCGAAAAACCCGTGCTGGATTTTTCCGCGGAGTCGTTTGATTCATCCAACCGCGGTTTGCAGGTGCACGGAAACTACTGGCATGTAAAGGGGCTAGAAGTGAAGGGAGCAGGAGATAACGGCATCTTTATCGGCGGCAGTCATAACATCATTGAGAACGTGGAAACGCATCATAACCGGGATACGGGGCTGCAACTCTCCCGTTACAGTTCATCGCTTACCAATATTGCCGACTGGCCCAGTTATAATCTGATATTAAACAGCTATTCGCACGATAACTACGATCCGGACAACGGCGAGGATGCCGACGGCTTTGCCGCCAAACTGACCGTGGGCGTAGGCAACGTCTTCGACGGGTGCATCTCCGCTTACAACGTGGATGACGGATGGGATCTTTACACGAAGTCGGATACCGGTCCGATCGGACCCGTTACGATTAAAAACAGCGTCGCCTACCGGAACGGCCAAACATCCGACGGCGGCACAACCACCGATAGCGACGGCAACGGCTTTAAACTGGGCGGCAGCGACATTCCGGTGAACCACATCGTGGAAAATAATGTCGCCTTTATGAACAAAAAACACGGCTTTACGTTCAACAGCAACCCCGGATCGATCACAATGAAAAACAATACGTCCTGGAATAACGGAATCGACGCGGGCAGCAATTTTGCCTTTAATGAAGGCACGCATCAATTTATAAACAATTTGTCGTTCGATGGCGATGCCAGCGATAAAACAAGTGGAACCGATGTGCAAAATTCGAACGTGTGGTGGAAAAACGGCGCCAGCACGAACGGCAAAGGCCTGGTCGTAAGCGCGGCCGATTTCGTCAGCTTGACGCCGACAGTCAGCCGCAATGCCGACGGTTCGCCCAATCTCGGGAATTTCCTGAAGCTTGCGTCAGGCAGCGACTTGAAGGGCGCCGGCGTTAATGGGCAGGATATCGGGGCGATTTTCGATTAAGCTATTGCTGTTATGCCAAAATCTCGCCTGAAGCGCTTGCTTTGGGCGGGATTTTTCTCTGTTATGCGCGCGCGGTCGATGCCCGGATTACGATTTCCGGTTTAAGCGAAATCGTTTCGGGATGCGGCTTACCTTCGGCAAGATCGGCAAGCGAACGGGCGATCTGTTCCGCTATCGTGTTTATTTCCACGCCAACGGCGCTGACGGGAATATCCAAAGCGTCCATCTGCGGGATATTGTCGTAGCTGATGAGCGAAAGCTGCTCCGGGATGCGTATGCCCAATTCGTGCGCCGCGCGCAAAATGCCGCGCGTCAGGTCATAGCTGCCGCTAATCATTGCCGTTGGACGCTCTTCGGAAAGAAAGAGCGCCTTGGCGGCATGATAGCCGTCGATGGAATCCAGTCGGGCGACCGGAATCACTTTCCCGGTCAAACTCGCGTTACGCATTTGTGTCGTAAAGGCATTGACCTTCTCCATTTGCAGTAGATCGGTATAGGGCGGGTTGCCGATATAAGCGATCGATTGGTGGCCCAGTTGAACAAGATGCTGTATGGCAAGATTTATGGCCGTCTTACGTTCACAATCGATTGTCGGATACGGCGTCGTGCCGGCGATCCCGTAGTACAGCACGGGAATCTGCGCAGCAAACGTATGCTTGTTAAACAAAGATTGATCACGATCGTAAAAAAGCAGAATCGCATCAACCTTAAATCGGTGGAAGGCGGCAAGCGCCGTCTCGAACCGGTTAATGGACAGCATCATCGTAAAACCCCGGTCTTCCAGTAAATCATTTACTTTGGTGATCAGAACGGAAGGGGTCATCCGTTCCAGCGACGGCCAAATAACGCCAAATGAGCCGCTTTTGTTGGAAACCAGCTTGCGAGCGGCGATATTGGGGATATAGCCCATTTGCCCGGCAATCGCAACAATTTTCTGCTTTGTGCTTTCTTTCACAAGAGGGCTGTTGCGAAGCGCTTTCGAAACCGTGGAGAAACTGACGCCAGCCCGTTCGGCAATATCTTTGATCGTTACTGTCATGTCGGGCCCCCTTTTTTCGAATATATCTTTATCAAAAAAGATTTGGCCTTGCTTGTCAAGTGCGCGATTATTTCGTTGACAAACGGCGCGCGCATCTTTTACAATTCAAAATAACAACGTTGTTATTTTAATGGAGGTGCGATTTTTTTGGTAAAACGGTATGCGGTTTGCGGCGTCAGCAATCGGGCTATCGGAATGTTTATTACCCCGCTTGTCAAAACATTCGCCGATCGCGGCGAAGTTGTTGCGCTGCTGGATGCTGATCCGCGCAGATTTGCGGTGTGCAAGGCGAGATGTCCGCAATTGCGCGATGTGAAACAATATGCGCCGGACCAATTCGCGCAAATGATTGCAGAAACCAAACCGGACGCGGTGATCGTGGCGAGCCGGGATGATACGCATGCGCACTATATTATCCAGGCTTTGTGGCATGATCTCGATGTCATCTCGGAAAAACCGATGGCCACGACAGCAGCCGATTGCCGCAAAATCATGGAAGCGGAAAAAACAAGCAAAGGAAAAGTTACCGTAACGTTCAATTACCGCTATACCCCTATTCATGTTAAGATCAAGGAACTGATTTTACAAGGAAAACTGGGCAGGATTACGAATATTGATTTGAACTGGTATATCGACACTTATCATGGCTCCAGTTATTTTATGCGCTGGAATCGCCTGCGGGAATTTTCCGGCGGACTGTCCATCCATAAAAGCTCGCATCATTTCGATCTTGTCAATTGGTGGACCGGGCAAACACCGGTGGAGGTATTTGCTTTCGGCGCCTTGAATTATTACGGTCCCGAAAGCGAATGGAATCCGCGAAAAGCGGACGGCAGGCATTGCAGCACTTGTCCCGACCGGGATAACTGCGCGTATGTCCGCCGGTGGAGCGGCCGGAGCGGAAATATGAAGGTTGAGGACGACCATATCGGAAAAGGGCTGCCTACGGAATATGCAGGCGAACAGTATACCGATTATCGTCCCGATATGTGCATATTCGACTCCGCGGTGCAAATCGAAGATACATACACCGCCACCGTGAAATACAGCAAAGGCGCCCTGCTCAGCTATTCCGTCAATTTTTCCGTCCCTTACGAGGGTTACAGGCTGGCGATTAACGGCACAAAGGGCAGGCTGGAAACGATGGAATATCATATGCCTTCCCGCGTTCCTTTTCCGGTTCCGGAACAAACAATCGATTATTTTCCGTTATTCGGCTCCAAGGAAACAATCCATGTGGTAAAACGCGCCGGCGGCCATGGCGGCGGGGATTCGGCCATACAGGAAGATTTGTTTATGGGTCCCGATCCCGGGGCGGCGTTTCCGATCCTGTCGGGCAGTTCGGACGGCAGTTATTCCGTCGCGACGGGGGAAGCCGTGTGGCGCTCCGTCAAGGAAAACCGGCCGGTGCGGATTGACGAATTGTTATTTTAAATAAGCGGTATTGTGGAGGTGGAAGCCATGTCCCTGGGGGTGTTGGCGCATTGTTTCGGCAAGCTGCCCTGTGCTAAGCTCGCCGAAAAAATTGGCCGCAGCGGATTTTCTTACGTGCAATTGGCATTAACCAAAGCGCTGTCCGATTTTGATTGCGGGCCAGGCAAACTTAGCCCGGGTTTGGCCAACACGATCGCCGAACAGTTTGCAAGGCACGGCGTGCGCATTCCGGTGCTGGGCTGCTATGTCAATTTGCTCGATTCCGATCGGACGCAATATCGCGCCAATATCGACCGTTTCAAAGAACATGTTCGGCATGCCAGGCACTTTGGTGCGGCCATTGTGGCGACAGAGTCCGGAGTGCCCGCTCCCGGAACCGATTTTGCGCAAAACTGGCAAAGGCTTAAGGAAGCGGTCGAAGAAATTGCGGAAGAAGCGGAGAAGTGGGGGATAATCGTCGGTCTGGAAGCCGCCAACAATCATTTGATCGGCTCTCCGGCGGCATTAGCCGAACTCCTGCGGCAAGTTCCGTCGTCCATGCTCGGCGTGGTATTCGATCCGTGCAATGTTTTAACAAAGGATAATGTTGCCGAACAGGATTTGGTAATGCAAGAGGCGTTCGCTCAACTCGGAGAGCGGATGGTCAGCCTGCACGCCAAAGACGTGGTCGTTGAAAAGGACGGCACCCTGCGTATCGCAGCGGCTGGAAAAGGCCATTTGAATTACGCGCTGTTTTTAAAGCTGGCGAATGAATATAAGCCGCATATATACATCACCCTGGAGCGGCTCGCCGAGTCGGAAATGGCGTATTCACGCGATTTTATCAAAAAGTTAAGGCGGTGAACCCATGAAACAGTTTTTGGATGACCGATTTTTGCTGACGAATGACACGGCGGTTGCGCTTTTTCAAAATTATGCGCAAAATCAGCCGATCA
Protein-coding regions in this window:
- a CDS encoding LacI family DNA-binding transcriptional regulator, producing MTVTIKDIAERAGVSFSTVSKALRNSPLVKESTKQKIVAIAGQMGYIPNIAARKLVSNKSGSFGVIWPSLERMTPSVLITKVNDLLEDRGFTMMLSINRFETALAAFHRFKVDAILLFYDRDQSLFNKHTFAAQIPVLYYGIAGTTPYPTIDCERKTAINLAIQHLVQLGHQSIAYIGNPPYTDLLQMEKVNAFTTQMRNASLTGKVIPVARLDSIDGYHAAKALFLSEERPTAMISGSYDLTRGILRAAHELGIRIPEQLSLISYDNIPQMDALDIPVSAVGVEINTIAEQIARSLADLAEGKPHPETISLKPEIVIRASTARA
- a CDS encoding sugar phosphate isomerase/epimerase; this translates as MSLGVLAHCFGKLPCAKLAEKIGRSGFSYVQLALTKALSDFDCGPGKLSPGLANTIAEQFARHGVRIPVLGCYVNLLDSDRTQYRANIDRFKEHVRHARHFGAAIVATESGVPAPGTDFAQNWQRLKEAVEEIAEEAEKWGIIVGLEAANNHLIGSPAALAELLRQVPSSMLGVVFDPCNVLTKDNVAEQDLVMQEAFAQLGERMVSLHAKDVVVEKDGTLRIAAAGKGHLNYALFLKLANEYKPHIYITLERLAESEMAYSRDFIKKLRR
- a CDS encoding right-handed parallel beta-helix repeat-containing protein, translated to MYVAPNGSSGNPGTISSPTTLASAITRVAPGGTIYMRGGTYYFSQTVIIEHDNSGTNGNLKHLFAYGSEKPVLDFSAESFDSSNRGLQVHGNYWHVKGLEVKGAGDNGIFIGGSHNIIENVETHHNRDTGLQLSRYSSSLTNIADWPSYNLILNSYSHDNYDPDNGEDADGFAAKLTVGVGNVFDGCISAYNVDDGWDLYTKSDTGPIGPVTIKNSVAYRNGQTSDGGTTTDSDGNGFKLGGSDIPVNHIVENNVAFMNKKHGFTFNSNPGSITMKNNTSWNNGIDAGSNFAFNEGTHQFINNLSFDGDASDKTSGTDVQNSNVWWKNGASTNGKGLVVSAADFVSLTPTVSRNADGSPNLGNFLKLASGSDLKGAGVNGQDIGAIFD
- a CDS encoding Gfo/Idh/MocA family oxidoreductase, with translation MVKRYAVCGVSNRAIGMFITPLVKTFADRGEVVALLDADPRRFAVCKARCPQLRDVKQYAPDQFAQMIAETKPDAVIVASRDDTHAHYIIQALWHDLDVISEKPMATTAADCRKIMEAEKTSKGKVTVTFNYRYTPIHVKIKELILQGKLGRITNIDLNWYIDTYHGSSYFMRWNRLREFSGGLSIHKSSHHFDLVNWWTGQTPVEVFAFGALNYYGPESEWNPRKADGRHCSTCPDRDNCAYVRRWSGRSGNMKVEDDHIGKGLPTEYAGEQYTDYRPDMCIFDSAVQIEDTYTATVKYSKGALLSYSVNFSVPYEGYRLAINGTKGRLETMEYHMPSRVPFPVPEQTIDYFPLFGSKETIHVVKRAGGHGGGDSAIQEDLFMGPDPGAAFPILSGSSDGSYSVATGEAVWRSVKENRPVRIDELLF